In Candidatus Gastranaerophilales bacterium, a genomic segment contains:
- the truB gene encoding tRNA pseudouridine(55) synthase TruB produces MFGVININKPKGITSFGVVAKLRKLLNIKKIGHSGTLDPLASGVLPVFISKATRLIQYAKNNKSYKAFARLGIVTDSYDIEGNIINKTIAKYNSDEIKQILKAFEGEIMQIPPVFSAIKVDGKKLYEYARQGKTDIQIEPRKVKIDRIYDIELLEQEKDFPLLVFTLDCESGVYVRSIIHDLGQNLGTGAMMENLIRLKSTGLAIEDSVNLDDLTPANTADFILDPGSVVDLSELIIDEEQYDKTSKGQAFGAGAKFLEDEFIKLVYNDKLIGIAQVKNSLVYPKTVLI; encoded by the coding sequence ATGTTTGGTGTGATTAATATTAACAAACCTAAGGGTATAACATCGTTTGGCGTGGTTGCAAAACTGCGTAAACTTTTAAATATAAAAAAAATAGGTCATTCGGGAACATTAGACCCTTTGGCGTCGGGTGTTTTGCCTGTTTTTATCTCCAAGGCAACCCGCTTAATTCAATATGCTAAAAACAACAAGTCTTATAAAGCTTTTGCCCGTTTAGGCATAGTGACCGACTCTTATGATATTGAAGGGAATATAATAAACAAAACTATCGCAAAATATAATTCAGATGAAATAAAACAAATTCTTAAAGCTTTTGAAGGCGAAATTATGCAGATACCGCCTGTATTTTCAGCAATAAAAGTTGACGGCAAAAAGCTTTATGAATATGCAAGACAAGGTAAAACCGATATTCAAATTGAACCCAGAAAGGTTAAAATAGACAGAATTTATGATATAGAATTGCTTGAGCAAGAGAAGGATTTTCCTCTTTTAGTTTTTACGCTTGATTGTGAGAGCGGTGTTTATGTCCGCTCAATCATACATGATTTAGGGCAGAACCTTGGTACGGGCGCTATGATGGAGAATTTAATCCGTTTAAAAAGCACGGGTTTAGCCATAGAAGACAGTGTTAATCTGGATGATTTAACTCCCGCAAATACGGCTGATTTTATTCTTGACCCAGGCAGTGTTGTAGATTTAAGCGAATTAATTATTGATGAAGAACAATACGACAAAACTTCCAAAGGACAAGCTTTTGGCGCGGGTGCAAAATTTCTTGAAGATGAATTTATCAAATTGGTGTATAATGATAAACTGATAGGTATAGCTCAGGTCAAAAATTCTTTGGTATATCCTAAAACAGTCTTAATATAA